The proteins below are encoded in one region of Ricinus communis isolate WT05 ecotype wild-type chromosome 6, ASM1957865v1, whole genome shotgun sequence:
- the LOC8261728 gene encoding putative serine/threonine-protein kinase-like protein CCR3 produces the protein MTKLPFSSVITLSLTALTFLSLFPFKAHPLGSGSTIAVTSTAVCGIVAARTNQYIICYEDGNIIYVEPTISFSAISGGQNFFCGLRSGGYAFLCWDTSNSNLSLGYNNPKRVYYNTTVLLQNIAVGGNQVCGLLNNTVSSVDGAGSVQCWRGNGSSSNGSPADSDKFQSISSGFGFNCGILMNNSRIMCWGSNPIGKDIESEFGNMSMMSIVAGGSHVCGVNSTGALVCKGDNTSGQLDVPLNSTAFEYSQLALGVNHSCALRYEGSVVCWGGSGEYSVNGTKDLHFESIVSGSNFTCGLTTSNLSIMCWGPGWSNVDNSGIQILPLPDRILPGPCVQSSCEGTRMYPDSDGLCSGSGNVCYPPGLNISMLFPPSPPQPPFLPFPPSPSVLPSPSSPSKELTTGLLVFCIIGSVGGFAGICTIIYCLWTGVCFGKKKVHNSVQPTITRGGSNGGTTSNNSGILSRSSTIMRQSSRAMRRQRSGTSSKHADKAEEFSLGELAAATNDFSLDNKIGAGSFGVVYRGKLADGREVAIKRGETGQKTKKFQEKESAFESELSFLSRVHHKHLVRLVGYCEDGDERLLVYEYMKNGALYDHLHDKNNIKKNSSVINSWKMRIKIALDAARGIEYLHNYAVPSIIHRDIKSSNILLDANWIARVSDFGLSLMGPESDRDYRPMKAAGTVGYIDPEYYGLNVLTAKSDVYGLGVVLLELLTGKRAIFKGDDNGGTPTSIVDFAVPRIMSGELAKVLDHRVGPPELNEAEAVELVAYTALHCVNLEGKDRPTMADIVANLERALSLCDGSHGSISSGTISVVSE, from the coding sequence ATGACGAAACTTCCCTTTTCCTCTGTCATCACCCTTTCTTTAACTGCTCTCACATTCCTCAGTCTCTTTCCATTCAAAGCCCATCCTTTAGGTTCCGGCTCGACAATCGCCGTCACCTCCACCGCCGTGTGCGGCATCGTGGCGGCGAGGACTAACCAGTATATAATTTGTTATGAGGATGGTAACATAATATACGTTGAACCCACAATCTCTTTCTCCGCCATCTCCGGCGGCCAGAATTTCTTTTGCGGCCTCCGGTCCGGTGGCTATGCTTTCTTGTGTTGGGATACATCAAATTCAAATCTCTCTTTAGGTTACAATAACCCAAAAAGAGTTTACTATAATACTACTGTTTTATTACAGAATATTGCTGTTGGTGGAAATCAAGTTTGTGGGTTGTTAAACAACACTGTTTCTAGTGTTGATGGTGCTGGTAGTGTTCAATGTTGGAGAGGAAATGGAAGTTCTAGTAACGGATCACCGGCGGATAGTGATAAGTTTCAGTCAATCTCATCCGGATTTGGTTTCAATTGTGGaattttgatgaataataGTAGAATTATGTGTTGGGGTAGCAATCCAATTGGAAAAGATATTGAATCTGAATTTGGGAATATGTCAATGATGAGTATTGTAGCTGGTGGTTCACATGTTTGTGGTGTGAATTCAACTGGGGCTTTAGTTTGTAAAGGGGACAATACTTCTGGTCAATTAGATGTTCCTTTAAATTCTACTGCATTTGAGTATTCACAATTGGCTCTTGGGGTTAATCATAGTTGTGCACTTAGATATGAGGGATCAGTTGTTTGTTGGGGTGGAAGTGGTGAGTATTCTGTAAATGGAACTAAAGATCTTCATTTTGAGTCTATTGTTTCAGGTTCTAATTTTACTTGTGGATTGACTACTagtaatttatcaataatgtGTTGGGGACCTGGTTGGTCTAATGTTGATAATTCTGGTATTCAGATTCTTCCATTGCCTGATCGAATTCTTCCTGGACCTTGTGTGCAATCTTCTTGTGAAGGTACAAGAATGTATCCTGATTCTGATGGGTTGTGTTCTGGTTCAGGGAATGTCTGCTATCCTCCGGGATTAAATATTTCTATGCTCTTCCCACCGTCGCCACCACAACCACCATTTTTGCCATTCCCGCCTTCGCCATCAGTATTGCCTTCTCCATCATCTCCATCGAAGGAATTGACAACTGGGTTATTGGTGTTTTGCATTATTGGATCAGTAGGAGGTTTTGCTGGTATTTGCACAATTATTTATTGCTTGTGGACTGGTGTTTGTTTTGGGAAAAAGAAAGTGCATAATTCCGTTCAACCCACAATAACTAGAGGTGGTTCCAACGGTGGTACAACATCGAATAACAGTGGTATTCTTTCGAGATCATCGACCATTATGCGCCAGAGCTCGAGGGCAATGAGACGCCAGAGGAGTGGAACCTCATCGAAGCATGCAGACAAAGCTGAGGAATTTAGTCTAGGTGAGCTAGCTGCTGCTACGAATGATTTCTCACTAGATAACAAGATTGGTGCAGGGAGCTTTGGTGTTGTATATAGAGGCAAATTAGCTGATGGTCGCGAAGTGGCTATTAAGAGAGGTGAAACAGGGCAGAAGACGAAGAAATTTCAAGAGAAAGAGAGTGCATTTGAATCTGAATTGTCATTCTTGTCAAGGGTTCACCACAAGCATCTGGTAAGGCTTGTTGGTTACTGCGAAGATGGGGATGAGAGGCTTTTAGTTTACGAGTACATGAAGAATGGCGCTCTATATGATCATTTACATGACAAGAAcaacattaaaaagaatagtaGTGTCATCAATTCATGGAAAATGAGGATCAAGATTGCATTAGATGCTGCTAGAGGAATCGAATATCTTCACAATTACGCAGTCCCATCAATAATCCACAGAGATATCAAGTCTTCTAACATCTTGCTCGACGCAAATTGGATAGCAAGAGTTTCTGATTTTGGATTATCGTTGATGGGGCCTGAATCTGATAGAGATTACAGGCCAATGAAGGCAGCAGGAACAGTTGGTTACATTGATCCTGAGTACTACGGTCTAAATGTGTTAACAGCAAAGAGTGATGTGTATGGCCTTGGAGTGGTACTATTAGAACTTTTGACAGGGAAGAGAGCAATATTCAAAGGTGATGATAATGGAGGGACACCAACAAGTATAGTGGATTTTGCAGTGCCAAGGATTATGTCTGGTGAATTAGCTAAGGTATTGGATCACAGGGTCGGTCCGCCGGAGCTCAATGAAGCAGAGGCAGTAGAATTGGTAGCATATACAGCCCTCCATTGTGTGAACTTAGAAGGGAAAGATAGGCCAACTATGGCTGACATTGTTGCTAATTTGGAAAGAGCTTTGTCTCTCTGTGATGGTAGCCATGGCAGCATCTCCAGTGGTACAATCTCAGTAGTTTCAGAATGA
- the LOC8261730 gene encoding NF-X1-type zinc finger protein NFXL2 isoform X3: MRRLQERDLVCERKCQTMRDCGRHACRRRCCDGDCPPCAEICGKRLRCKNHKCPSPCHRGPCAPCPVMVTISCACGETHFDVPCGTEMDQKPPRCRKLCGIPPLCRHRSDCKPHRCHYGACPPCRLLCEEEYPCGHKCNLRCHGPRPPPNPEFTLKPKKKKPNHPNECTPGSPCPPCPELVWRSCVGQHLGAERMMVCSDRTLFSCDNLCGNPLPCGNHYCTKTCHALKSQSPKSLVQHLSEPCEKCHLPCEKERKPSCAHLCPLACHPGECPPCKVLVKRSCHCGSMVHVFECLYYNSLSEEKQMTVRSCGGSCHRKLPNCTHLCSETCHPGQCPSSDKCSKKVTVRCSCQTLKKEWLCQDVQAAYRKAGRDPKDVSKSQFGSGLLPCNSDCKSKAQVVDQELHLRKFKNLEEKEPDTVKNVAKRRKRRERVQETKQISRLEKFVATIKWILLVVTLVVTLVTVAHFGYKGLMWLSDWMNEVEEQRQRQRYPRI; this comes from the exons ATGCGGCGGCTTCAGGAAAGAG ATTTGGTATGTGAAAGAAAGTGTCAAACAATGAGAGATTGTGGACGTCATGCTTGCAGAAGGCGCTGCTGTGATGGGGACTGCCCACCTTGTGCAGAG ATTTGTGGTAAGAGGCTTCGATGTAAGAATCACAAATGCCCATCACCATGCCATCG AGGTCCCTGTGCTCCTTGCCCTGTAATGGTTACAATCTCTTGTGCGTGTGGTGAGACACACTTTGAT GTTCCCTGTGGTACTGAGATGGACCAAAAGCCTCCTAGATGTCGTAAATTGTGTGGTATACCTCCTTTATGCAGGCATCGCTCTGATTGCAAG CCGCACAGATGCCATTATGGTGCATGTCCTCCGTGTCGATTACTTTGTGAAGAAGAATATCCATGTGGCCATAAGTGCAACTTGAG ATGTCACGGTCCAAGGCCCCCACCTAATCCAGAATTCACACtgaaaccaaagaaaaagaaaccaaatCATCCAAATGAATGTACTCCAGGATCTCCCTGCCCTCCTTGCCCAGAACTTGTTTGGAGGTCTTGTGTCGGCCAGCACCTTGGAGCTGAGAGGATG ATGGTCTGCTCGGACAGAACACTGTTTTCCTGTGATAATTTGTGTGGGAATCCTCTGCCTTGCGGCAATCACTACTGTACAAAAACTTGTCATGCTTTGAAGAGCCAGTCCCCAAAATCATTGGTTCAACACCTCAGTGAGCCTTGCGAAAAATGCCATCTTCCTTGTGAAAAG GAGAGGAAGCCCAGTTGTGCGCATCTCTGCCCTCTTGCATGTCATCCTGGGGAATGCCCCCCTTGCAAAGTTCTTGTGAAACGATCTTGTCACTGTGGTTCTATGGTCCATGTTTTTGAGTGCTTATACTATAACAGCTTGTCAGAGGAGAAGCAAATGACTGTTCGCTCATGTGGTGGATCTTGTCACAG GAAGTTGCCCAATTGTACACATTTATGCTCAGAGACCTGTCATCCTGGTCAATGCCCGTCATCTGACAAGTGCAGTAAAAag GTTACTGTCCGTTGTTCATGCCAAACGTTGAAAAAAGAGTGGCTATGTCAAGATGTTCAAGCAGCTTACCGGAAAGCTGGTCGTGATCCCAAAGATGTCTCCAAAAGTCAATTTGGAAGTGGACTTCTTCCTTGTAATTCAGATTGCAAGAGTAAAGCGCAAGTTGTTGATCAGGAGTTGCATTTGcgtaaattcaaaaatttagaG gaaaaggagccTGATACTGTAAAGAATGTAGCAAAGCGTAGAAAACGCCGTGAACGAGTACAAGAAACAAAGCAGATCTCAAGACTTGAG AAATTTGTCGCCACCATCAAATGGATTCTTCTAGTAGTCACCCTTGTGGTGACTCTGGTAACAGTGGCACATTTTGGCTACAAGGGTCTAATGTGGCTCTCCGATTGGATGAATGAAGTGGAAGAACAAAGACAAAGGCAAAGATATCCGCGAATCTAA
- the LOC8261730 gene encoding NF-X1-type zinc finger protein NFXL2 isoform X1: MSSSTSNHHQPFSDSDSDSDQSNHHHQHTDLSNSIFKSYFSHTKNISDNTQSPTPQDLIKIQSFLTSSSSGALSCLICLERIKPSDPTWSCSSLCYAVFHLLCIQSWAQQSSNLSAYRASTRLPISPERAAETATWNCPKCRSVYTKSLIPKTYFCFCGKIENPPHDNPWILPHSCGEICNRPLKNNCGHHCLLLCHPGPCPSCPKLVKVKCFCGKIEDVKRCGFKFFSCNNKCDKLLDCNIHKCEKICHDGDCCPPCENRGVYRCFCGRRKEERKCCEREFKCENSCERMLGCGKHVCERGCHSGECGECPLQGKRTCPCGKKVYEGIACDIVVPVCGATCDKTLSCGLHKCHERCHRGQCIETCRLVVTKSCRCGGFRKEVPCYQDLVCERKCQTMRDCGRHACRRRCCDGDCPPCAEICGKRLRCKNHKCPSPCHRGPCAPCPVMVTISCACGETHFDVPCGTEMDQKPPRCRKLCGIPPLCRHRSDCKPHRCHYGACPPCRLLCEEEYPCGHKCNLRCHGPRPPPNPEFTLKPKKKKPNHPNECTPGSPCPPCPELVWRSCVGQHLGAERMMVCSDRTLFSCDNLCGNPLPCGNHYCTKTCHALKSQSPKSLVQHLSEPCEKCHLPCEKERKPSCAHLCPLACHPGECPPCKVLVKRSCHCGSMVHVFECLYYNSLSEEKQMTVRSCGGSCHRKLPNCTHLCSETCHPGQCPSSDKCSKKVTVRCSCQTLKKEWLCQDVQAAYRKAGRDPKDVSKSQFGSGLLPCNSDCKSKAQVVDQELHLRKFKNLEEKEPDTVKNVAKRRKRRERVQETKQISRLEKFVATIKWILLVVTLVVTLVTVAHFGYKGLMWLSDWMNEVEEQRQRQRYPRI, encoded by the exons ATGTCCTCCTCCACATCCAACCACCATCAGCCTTTCTCTGACTCCGATTCTGATTCCGACCAATCCAACCACCACCATCAACACACAGACCTCTCAAACTCAATTTTCAAATCCTACTTCTCACACACAAAAAACATCAGCGATAATACCCAATCACCAACGCCTCAAGACCTCATAAAAATCCAATCTTTTTTAACCTCATCATCCTCAGGAGCACTTTCATGTCTCATTTGTCTCGAACGCATCAAACCCTCAGATCCAACTTGGTCCTGCTCTTCCTTATGCTACGCCGTTTTCCACCTTCTCTGTATACAATCCTGGGCGCAGCAGTCCTCCAATCTCTCCGCTTACCGTGCATCCACGCGCCTCCCTATCTCCCCTGAGAGAGCCGCAGAAACCGCCACCTGGAATTGCCCCAAATGCAGATCAGTCTACACCAAATCTCTAATCCCGAAAACTTATTTCTGCTTCTGTGGTAAAATTGAAAACCCCCCACATGATAATCCATGGATTTTACCACATTCTTGCGGTGAAATCTGTAATAGACCATTGAAAAATAACTGCGGTCATCATTGCTTGTTACTTTGTCATCCTGGGCCGTGTCCTTCTTGCCCCAAATTAGTTAAAGTTAAATGCTTTTGTGGCAAAATTGAAGATGTTAAAAGATGTGGGTTCAAGTTCTTTTCATGTAATAATAAATGTGACAAGTTATTAGATTgcaatattcataaatgtgaAAAAATTTGTCATGATGGAGATTGCTGTCCTCCATGTGAAAATCGCGGAGTTTATCGATGTTTTTGTGGAAGGAGAAAGGAGGAGAGGAAGTGCTGCGAAAGGGAATTTAAATGTGAGAATTCTTGTGAGAGAATGTTAGGGTGTGGAAAGCATGTATGTGAAAGAGGGTGCCACTCAGGAGAATGTGGAGAGTGTCCTCTTCAAGGGAAAAGGACTTGTCCTTGTGGAAAGAAAGTGTATGAAGGAATCGCTTGTGATATTGTTGTGCCAGTTTGTGGTGCTACTTGTGATAAAACGTTGAGTTGTGGTTTGCATAAGTGTCATGAGAGGTGTCATAGAGGACAGTGTATTGAAACTTGTAGACTTGTGGTGACTAAGTCTTGCCGATGCGGCGGCTTCAGGAAAGAG GTTCCATGTTATCAAGATTTGGTATGTGAAAGAAAGTGTCAAACAATGAGAGATTGTGGACGTCATGCTTGCAGAAGGCGCTGCTGTGATGGGGACTGCCCACCTTGTGCAGAG ATTTGTGGTAAGAGGCTTCGATGTAAGAATCACAAATGCCCATCACCATGCCATCG AGGTCCCTGTGCTCCTTGCCCTGTAATGGTTACAATCTCTTGTGCGTGTGGTGAGACACACTTTGAT GTTCCCTGTGGTACTGAGATGGACCAAAAGCCTCCTAGATGTCGTAAATTGTGTGGTATACCTCCTTTATGCAGGCATCGCTCTGATTGCAAG CCGCACAGATGCCATTATGGTGCATGTCCTCCGTGTCGATTACTTTGTGAAGAAGAATATCCATGTGGCCATAAGTGCAACTTGAG ATGTCACGGTCCAAGGCCCCCACCTAATCCAGAATTCACACtgaaaccaaagaaaaagaaaccaaatCATCCAAATGAATGTACTCCAGGATCTCCCTGCCCTCCTTGCCCAGAACTTGTTTGGAGGTCTTGTGTCGGCCAGCACCTTGGAGCTGAGAGGATG ATGGTCTGCTCGGACAGAACACTGTTTTCCTGTGATAATTTGTGTGGGAATCCTCTGCCTTGCGGCAATCACTACTGTACAAAAACTTGTCATGCTTTGAAGAGCCAGTCCCCAAAATCATTGGTTCAACACCTCAGTGAGCCTTGCGAAAAATGCCATCTTCCTTGTGAAAAG GAGAGGAAGCCCAGTTGTGCGCATCTCTGCCCTCTTGCATGTCATCCTGGGGAATGCCCCCCTTGCAAAGTTCTTGTGAAACGATCTTGTCACTGTGGTTCTATGGTCCATGTTTTTGAGTGCTTATACTATAACAGCTTGTCAGAGGAGAAGCAAATGACTGTTCGCTCATGTGGTGGATCTTGTCACAG GAAGTTGCCCAATTGTACACATTTATGCTCAGAGACCTGTCATCCTGGTCAATGCCCGTCATCTGACAAGTGCAGTAAAAag GTTACTGTCCGTTGTTCATGCCAAACGTTGAAAAAAGAGTGGCTATGTCAAGATGTTCAAGCAGCTTACCGGAAAGCTGGTCGTGATCCCAAAGATGTCTCCAAAAGTCAATTTGGAAGTGGACTTCTTCCTTGTAATTCAGATTGCAAGAGTAAAGCGCAAGTTGTTGATCAGGAGTTGCATTTGcgtaaattcaaaaatttagaG gaaaaggagccTGATACTGTAAAGAATGTAGCAAAGCGTAGAAAACGCCGTGAACGAGTACAAGAAACAAAGCAGATCTCAAGACTTGAG AAATTTGTCGCCACCATCAAATGGATTCTTCTAGTAGTCACCCTTGTGGTGACTCTGGTAACAGTGGCACATTTTGGCTACAAGGGTCTAATGTGGCTCTCCGATTGGATGAATGAAGTGGAAGAACAAAGACAAAGGCAAAGATATCCGCGAATCTAA
- the LOC8261730 gene encoding NF-X1-type zinc finger protein NFXL2 isoform X2 codes for MSSSTSNHHQPFSDSDSDSDQSNHHHQHTDLSNSIFKSYFSHTKNISDNTQSPTPQDLIKIQSFLTSSSSGALSCLICLERIKPSDPTWSCSSLCYAVFHLLCIQSWAQQSSNLSAYRASTRLPISPERAAETATWNCPKCRSVYTKSLIPKTYFCFCGKIENPPHDNPWILPHSCGEICNRPLKNNCGHHCLLLCHPGPCPSCPKLVKVKCFCGKIEDVKRCGFKFFSCNNKCDKLLDCNIHKCEKICHDGDCCPPCENRGVYRCFCGRRKEERKCCEREFKCENSCERMLGCGKHVCERGCHSGECGECPLQGKRTCPCGKKVYEGIACDIVVPVCGATCDKTLSCGLHKCHERCHRGQCIETCRLVVTKSCRCGGFRKEVPCYQDLVCERKCQTMRDCGRHACRRRCCDGDCPPCAEICGKRLRCKNHKCPSPCHRGPCAPCPVMVTISCACGETHFDVPCGTEMDQKPPRCRKLCGIPPLCRHRSDCKPHRCHYGACPPCRLLCEEEYPCGHKCNLRCHGPRPPPNPEFTLKPKKKKPNHPNECTPGSPCPPCPELVWRSCVGQHLGAERMMVCSDRTLFSCDNLCGNPLPCGNHYCTKTCHALKSQSPKSLVQHLSEPCEKCHLPCEKERKPSCAHLCPLACHPGECPPCKVLVKRSCHCGSMVHVFECLYYNSLSEEKQMTVRSCGGSCHRKLPNCTHLCSETCHPGQCPSSDKCSKKSGYVKMFKQLTGKLVVIPKMSPKVNLEVDFFLVIQIARVKRKLLIRSCICVNSKI; via the exons ATGTCCTCCTCCACATCCAACCACCATCAGCCTTTCTCTGACTCCGATTCTGATTCCGACCAATCCAACCACCACCATCAACACACAGACCTCTCAAACTCAATTTTCAAATCCTACTTCTCACACACAAAAAACATCAGCGATAATACCCAATCACCAACGCCTCAAGACCTCATAAAAATCCAATCTTTTTTAACCTCATCATCCTCAGGAGCACTTTCATGTCTCATTTGTCTCGAACGCATCAAACCCTCAGATCCAACTTGGTCCTGCTCTTCCTTATGCTACGCCGTTTTCCACCTTCTCTGTATACAATCCTGGGCGCAGCAGTCCTCCAATCTCTCCGCTTACCGTGCATCCACGCGCCTCCCTATCTCCCCTGAGAGAGCCGCAGAAACCGCCACCTGGAATTGCCCCAAATGCAGATCAGTCTACACCAAATCTCTAATCCCGAAAACTTATTTCTGCTTCTGTGGTAAAATTGAAAACCCCCCACATGATAATCCATGGATTTTACCACATTCTTGCGGTGAAATCTGTAATAGACCATTGAAAAATAACTGCGGTCATCATTGCTTGTTACTTTGTCATCCTGGGCCGTGTCCTTCTTGCCCCAAATTAGTTAAAGTTAAATGCTTTTGTGGCAAAATTGAAGATGTTAAAAGATGTGGGTTCAAGTTCTTTTCATGTAATAATAAATGTGACAAGTTATTAGATTgcaatattcataaatgtgaAAAAATTTGTCATGATGGAGATTGCTGTCCTCCATGTGAAAATCGCGGAGTTTATCGATGTTTTTGTGGAAGGAGAAAGGAGGAGAGGAAGTGCTGCGAAAGGGAATTTAAATGTGAGAATTCTTGTGAGAGAATGTTAGGGTGTGGAAAGCATGTATGTGAAAGAGGGTGCCACTCAGGAGAATGTGGAGAGTGTCCTCTTCAAGGGAAAAGGACTTGTCCTTGTGGAAAGAAAGTGTATGAAGGAATCGCTTGTGATATTGTTGTGCCAGTTTGTGGTGCTACTTGTGATAAAACGTTGAGTTGTGGTTTGCATAAGTGTCATGAGAGGTGTCATAGAGGACAGTGTATTGAAACTTGTAGACTTGTGGTGACTAAGTCTTGCCGATGCGGCGGCTTCAGGAAAGAG GTTCCATGTTATCAAGATTTGGTATGTGAAAGAAAGTGTCAAACAATGAGAGATTGTGGACGTCATGCTTGCAGAAGGCGCTGCTGTGATGGGGACTGCCCACCTTGTGCAGAG ATTTGTGGTAAGAGGCTTCGATGTAAGAATCACAAATGCCCATCACCATGCCATCG AGGTCCCTGTGCTCCTTGCCCTGTAATGGTTACAATCTCTTGTGCGTGTGGTGAGACACACTTTGAT GTTCCCTGTGGTACTGAGATGGACCAAAAGCCTCCTAGATGTCGTAAATTGTGTGGTATACCTCCTTTATGCAGGCATCGCTCTGATTGCAAG CCGCACAGATGCCATTATGGTGCATGTCCTCCGTGTCGATTACTTTGTGAAGAAGAATATCCATGTGGCCATAAGTGCAACTTGAG ATGTCACGGTCCAAGGCCCCCACCTAATCCAGAATTCACACtgaaaccaaagaaaaagaaaccaaatCATCCAAATGAATGTACTCCAGGATCTCCCTGCCCTCCTTGCCCAGAACTTGTTTGGAGGTCTTGTGTCGGCCAGCACCTTGGAGCTGAGAGGATG ATGGTCTGCTCGGACAGAACACTGTTTTCCTGTGATAATTTGTGTGGGAATCCTCTGCCTTGCGGCAATCACTACTGTACAAAAACTTGTCATGCTTTGAAGAGCCAGTCCCCAAAATCATTGGTTCAACACCTCAGTGAGCCTTGCGAAAAATGCCATCTTCCTTGTGAAAAG GAGAGGAAGCCCAGTTGTGCGCATCTCTGCCCTCTTGCATGTCATCCTGGGGAATGCCCCCCTTGCAAAGTTCTTGTGAAACGATCTTGTCACTGTGGTTCTATGGTCCATGTTTTTGAGTGCTTATACTATAACAGCTTGTCAGAGGAGAAGCAAATGACTGTTCGCTCATGTGGTGGATCTTGTCACAG GAAGTTGCCCAATTGTACACATTTATGCTCAGAGACCTGTCATCCTGGTCAATGCCCGTCATCTGACAAGTGCAGTAAAAag AGTGGCTATGTCAAGATGTTCAAGCAGCTTACCGGAAAGCTGGTCGTGATCCCAAAGATGTCTCCAAAAGTCAATTTGGAAGTGGACTTCTTCCTTGTAATTCAGATTGCAAGAGTAAAGCGCAAGTTGTTGATCAGGAGTTGCATTTGcgtaaattcaaaaatttag
- the LOC112536908 gene encoding putative serine/threonine-protein kinase-like protein CCR3, which translates to MARVSDFGPSLIGPEYEILCIDPEFNRILNAKSDVYSFGVVLLVLLTGKAAIFEDIDSRRGLIDIASFAVPKILSNELFMVLDPRVGPPEQTGNEAEAVDLVAKTAVCCMNLEGKNRPTMSDIAANLKQSFSLCDGWLLRIIDIEAGK; encoded by the coding sequence ATGGCGAGAGTTTCAGATTTTGGACCGTCACTGATAGGTCCtgaatatgaaattttgtgcATCGATCCTGAATTCAACAGAATACTGAATGCAAAGAGCGATGTGTACAGTTTCGGTGTGGTATTGCTGGTACTTCTGACAGGCAAGGCAGCTATATTCGAGGATATTGATAGTAGAAGAGGCCTAATAGATATAGCGAGTTTTGCAGTGCCTAAAATTCTGTCTAATGAATTATTCATGGTATTGGATCCTAGGGTCGGTCCACCTGAACAAACTGGTAACGAGGCAGAGGCCGTGGATTTAGTGGCGAAAACTGCAGTTTGTTGTATGAATTTGGAAGGGAAAAACAGGCCAACTATGTCTGATATTGCTGCTAATTTGAAACaaagtttttctttatgcGATGGATGGTTATTGAGGATAATCGACATTGAAGCAGGGAAGTAG
- the LOC125370318 gene encoding putative serine/threonine-protein kinase-like protein CCR3, with translation MAQTVRTNVKEDANDSEKARSGANRVGQKAPICTTLLMSFTVLIISITDLVYKGNPPENRQSRRTRRLNRADEFTLDEIAAATNDFSLQTKIGNRIFGTVYRGKLADGREAVIKRGERGQTKKLYQEKQNEFESELEFLLRLHHKHLVRLIGYCDNGVEKLLVFEHIENGSLYDQLHVTISSMINSSKVRIKTALDAAREIQYLMQSHQDWTAIVSEFGLSLKAPESELDYRPIGSVRYIDPEYYLRNIITAKNDVCGFGVILLELLTGKIAMFKDDNNGGTLTCIIDFAAPRIIASELVNILDPKVNPPKLMRQRQ, from the exons ATGGCTCAAACTGTACGAACAAATGTTAAAGAAGATGCTAATGACAGTGAGAAGGCACGCAGTGGGGCAAATCGCGTCGGTCAGAAG GCCCCAATTTGCACTACTTTGTTAATGTCTTTTACAGTCTTGATAATTTCCATCACTGATCTTGTTTACAAGG GAAATCCTCCAGAAAATAGACAAAGCCGACGCACGAGAAGACTGAATAGAGCAGATGAATTTACTCTGGATGAGATAGCTGCTGCTACCAATGATTTCTCGTTGCAGACAAAGATTGGTAATCGGATATTTGGGACTGTTTATAGAGGGAAACTAGCAGATGGTCGCGAAGCAGTGATAAAGAGAGGGGAGAGAGGCCAAACAAAGAAACTTTATCAAGAGAAACAAAATGAATTTGAATCTGAACTGGAATTCCTGTTAAGGCTTCACCATAAACATTTGGTTAGGCTAATTGGGTACTGCGATAATGGGGTTGAGAAGCTTTTAGTTTTTGAGCACATAGAGAATGGATCTTTATATGACCAATTACATGTAACAATTAGTAGTATGATCAATTCTTCGAAAGTGAGGATCAAGACTGCATTAGATGCTGCTAGAGAAATCCAATATCTTATGCAGTCCCACCA AGATTGGACAGCAATAGTTTCCGAGTTTGGACTATCATTGAAGGCTCCTGAATCAGAACTTGATTACAGGCCAATAGGATCTGTTCGGTATATAGATCCTGAGTATTATTTGCGAAACATAATAACCGCTAAAAATGATGTGTGTGGTTTTGGTGTGATATTATTAGAACTTCTGACAGGCAAAATAGCTATGTTTAAGGATGATAATAATGGAGGCACATTAACATGTATAATAGATTTTGCAGCCCCTAGAATTATAGCTAGTGAATTGGTTAATATTTTGGACCCTAAGGTTAATCCTCCAAAGCTAATGAGGCAGAGGCAGTAG